From Vulpes vulpes isolate BD-2025 chromosome 7, VulVul3, whole genome shotgun sequence, one genomic window encodes:
- the SPCS3 gene encoding signal peptidase complex subunit 3, protein MNTVLSRANSLFAFSLSVMAALTFGCFITTAFKDRSVPVRLHVSRIMLKNVEDFTGPRERSDLGFITFDITADLENIFDWNVKQLFLYLSAEYSTKNNALNQVVLWDKIVLRGDNPKLLLKDMKTKYFFFDDGNGLKGNRNVTLTLSWNVVPNAGILPLVTGSGHVSVPFPDTYEITKSY, encoded by the exons ATGAACACGGTGCTGTCGCGGGCGAACTCGCTGTTCGCCTTCTCGCTGAGCGTGATGGCGGCGCTCACGTTCGGCTGCTTCATCACCACCGCCTTCAAGGACCGGAGCGTCCCGGTGCGGCTGCACGTCTCGCGGATCATGCT aaaaaatgtaGAAGACTTCACTGGACCTAGAGAAAGAAGCGATCTGGGATTCATCACGTTTGACATAACGGCTG ATCTAGAGAATATATTTGATTGGAATGTTAAGcagttgtttctttatttatcaGCAGAATATTcaacaaaaaataat gCCCTGAACCAAGTTGTCCTTTGGGACAAGATTGTTCTGCGAGGTGATAATCCAAAGCTGCTGTtgaaagacatgaaaacaaaatattttttctttgacgATGGAAATGGCCTCAA GGGAAACAGGAACGTCACTTTAACTCTATCTTGGAATGTTGTACCAAATGCTGGAATTCTACCTCTTGTGACAGGATCAGGTCACGTATCTGTCCCATTTCCAGATACATATGAAATAACGAAGAGTTATTAA